atacatacacatatttGCGCAAAGAAAGGAACCGAAAATACTGGAATAGAGAACGCCAACAATATGATATGAGGAGAAAATGGACCACATTAATTAGATTATGAAAAGattaattgaagtgaaatgatAAAGAATTGATCTAACaatgataacaataataataaggtaaatagataatattaagatattattaattaatagatctattaattaataatatcttaatactattaattattaactattaattaatccacggatctccctcactagagggatcacagccggttagtcgcgaggctacgtggcgcatccccgggtggcggatagggggctaatcgtggaccaaaagcgaccttgtgcttgcccagagacgcaggtggattcaggggatggactccctgtttctgctgagccaggactgactcatgacatccttgtatcccgcacgtcagtccggccaaaagcctgcaatcaagtgactgggaggtgcaagggaggcggtttggagtcgcctccaacaaataagctccacatgtccactccgggaggacggaagttctcccagaaattcatgggactagaggcttgcaacctgctcgtgggttttaaaattttatgcaaaacagtaatagaaaagagtctcctgattccggaggaaagcctggtacggtagcgccaggtgggacggggttgcaggagtcatgtaggctaccgaaacggaaaaggactaggatgcgatctgtacttataacgcacgtacgcttgcatcggaagtggccatcgaagatctgatgatgcaagccaagaagatcaagtacgacgtcatcggactgaccgagacgagacgacgtcaccctctcaacgccatATATGAGACtgaagaagaactgttcttaggaacatgcgacagtagaggtgttggtggagttggcatcctcgtcaacacgagaacggcaaagaacatcgactccctcgaacaacttacgacccgaatcggacgtctgcggatgagaagatgtggtccaacaccagctttgactatcttcgtcgcttacgctccaacatcaagctacgaagaagaagtcgaagctttctatatggacctggagaggTTCTACCGaaaagatcatgccttctacaaggtcataattggcgatttcaacgccaaagttggcccaagaagaacgccggaggaacttcacatcgggacccacggcctacaatggaatgaccagggggagaggctctccgaattcatcatgacgactaagaccatccatgggaactcgccattccagaagccctcctctctacgctggacgtaggagtcacccggtggagggtaacgtaatgaaatagaccaaaTCATtatcaataaaaggttctgcctgacggacttcgctgttgtaccaaagtacTATACGGGATCagaccatcgcctccttcgaggaggattttccttcacaaggagagcagagaaagctgCCACGTTCATAGGGAGAAAacccaggactatcatcaactgggatctcttcgctacgttagccggcttttgggaagatttcgcaatggacaacgaggacgaggaatatgaccggctcgttgaacaccttcacgactgtgcgaagaaggctgagagttttaaaaccaccaagagacgcatgtctcttcaaactcttgagctgacacgccagcgtggagcagcatgagccgcagggaaccaagaactcacgtccgagctagcaaggctttgcagagaggcgataaaggaagaccttaaagagagaagagcagaagtgctggctgaagctgcagaggcggggaaaagcatccgctatgcccgtcgagacttcgccagtcgcaagacgaggatgactgctctccggaacccaaaaggaacagccattgcatcgagaaggggaatggagaaaatcatctacgacttctactctgatctcttcgacagccatgtccacttgcctcctcaccatgcCATGcaagcaagcagggtttcgaaaaggattcagcacgattgaccacatttacactgtttcgaaactcatcgaggtatcacgagagtacaagatgttgctctgtctcaccttcatcgacttaaagaaggccttcgactcggttgagacggaagcggtcgtggaagccttggacaaccaagacgtccctactcagtacataaaggtacttcgagagttgtacagtaacttcacgaccggaatttcgccgttctacaagaaaatcatcattgacgtgaagaggggggtccgacagggtgatacaatttcacccaaaatattcacagccaccctcgagaacgcaatgcgaa
This window of the Necator americanus strain Aroian chromosome III, whole genome shotgun sequence genome carries:
- a CDS encoding hypothetical protein (NECATOR_CHRIII.G9345.T2), which translates into the protein MSTPGGRKFSQKFMGLEACNLLVGFKILCKTVIEKSLLIPEESLDAICTYNARTLASEVAIEDLMMQAKKIKYDVIGLTETRRRHPLNAIYETEEELFLGTCDSRGVGGVGILVNTRTAKNIDSLEQLTTRIGRLRMRRCGPTPALTIFVAYAPTSSYEEEVEAFYMDLERFYRKDHAFYKVIIGDFNAKVGPRRTPEELHIGTHGLQWNDQGERLSEFIMTTKTIHGNSPFQKPSSLRWTFCLTDFAVVPKYYTGSDHRLLRGGFSFTRRAEKAATFIGRKPRTIINWDLFATLAGFWEDFAMDNEDEEYDRLVEHLHDCAKKAESFKTTKRRMSLQTLELTRQRGAA
- a CDS encoding hypothetical protein (NECATOR_CHRIII.G9345.T1), translated to MNFLTHDSAMNFLSTPIDPSTSTVQRNETKSCYQRFHAPSSYVTDRLRNCIVLHVVLTRVEQCKASVAQSAARSAVNRKDAICTYNARTLASEVAIEDLMMQAKKIKYDVIGLTETRRRHPLNAIYETEEELFLGTCDSRGVGGVGILVNTRTAKNIDSLEQLTTRIGRLRMRRCGPTPALTIFVAYAPTSSYEEEVEAFYMDLERFYRKDHAFYKVIIGDFNAKVGPRRTPEELHIGTHGLQWNDQGERLSEFIMTTKTIHGNSPFQKPSSLRWTFCLTDFAVVPKYYTGSDHRLLRGGFSFTRRAEKAATFIGRKPRTIINWDLFATLAGFWEDFAMDNEDEEYDRLVEHLHDCAKKAESFKTTKRRMSLQTLELTRQRGAA